A stretch of DNA from Desulfosarcina ovata subsp. ovata:
GGCCGTGCCCGGCAGGTACGCAAATCAAGGACCACGACCATGGAATTCTGGCGAGCCCCTCTGGATGCCCAGATTATCGACATCACCAAAGGCATCGTTCATATCATTGAAGACCGGTGCAAGGGATGCGGCTATTGCATCGAATTCTGTCCACGCAATATTTTGGCTTCATCCAAGCGGTTCAATAAAAAAGGATATCATCCGCCCGAAGTCACGGATCCGGAAGGCTGTGTCAATTGCCACTATTGCGAAATTATTTGCCCCGAATTCGCCATCTATTCGGTTTCCGAT
This window harbors:
- a CDS encoding ferredoxin family protein, giving the protein MEFWRAPLDAQIIDITKGIVHIIEDRCKGCGYCIEFCPRNILASSKRFNKKGYHPPEVTDPEGCVNCHYCEIICPEFAIYSVSDSTPI